From a single Haladaptatus caseinilyticus genomic region:
- a CDS encoding zinc-binding dehydrogenase has product MTSEMTAYTIEEYGNPDVFTETTVEIPDPEPDEIRIETVASSVNPVDYKIRRGDLPDFSPNFPAILHCDVAGIVDSVGANVERFEEGDEVYGMPGGAGQQGTLADYVTGHVDTFAHAPETLPLKDAASLPVVALTAWEMLADKTKVDIDDEVIIYGASGGVGHIGVQLARWFGANITATGSSEEKRALATKLGADATVDYTSTDVGTYVNDHANDHGFDIVFDPIGDDHLQTAFEAVRPFGTVVTTESSSTQDLSAMHANSLELGVVLVILPVLLGKHQSHIGEELETIATLVDDGAVEPHIDERFTFEQVAAAHRRAEKGNFTGKLLLVND; this is encoded by the coding sequence ATGACTTCGGAGATGACTGCCTATACAATAGAAGAATACGGCAATCCAGATGTCTTTACGGAGACAACAGTCGAGATTCCCGATCCAGAACCAGACGAAATTCGCATAGAAACTGTCGCATCGAGTGTCAACCCGGTTGATTACAAGATTCGCCGTGGGGACCTCCCCGATTTTAGCCCTAATTTCCCAGCGATTCTTCATTGTGACGTTGCGGGAATCGTAGATTCTGTTGGCGCAAACGTAGAGCGGTTCGAAGAGGGTGACGAGGTGTATGGGATGCCTGGTGGGGCCGGCCAGCAAGGAACCCTCGCTGACTACGTTACTGGCCATGTGGACACGTTTGCTCACGCGCCAGAGACGCTACCTCTCAAGGATGCAGCCTCCCTGCCAGTCGTCGCACTCACGGCGTGGGAGATGCTCGCAGACAAGACAAAAGTCGACATTGACGATGAGGTGATCATCTATGGGGCTAGTGGTGGTGTTGGTCACATCGGCGTTCAGCTTGCACGCTGGTTCGGAGCAAACATTACCGCAACTGGATCCTCAGAGGAAAAACGTGCCCTTGCGACTAAACTCGGAGCCGATGCGACAGTGGACTACACGTCGACCGATGTCGGGACATATGTGAACGATCATGCTAACGATCATGGATTTGACATCGTGTTCGATCCTATCGGAGACGACCATCTTCAAACAGCCTTCGAAGCGGTTCGTCCGTTTGGGACCGTTGTAACCACCGAATCGAGTTCAACGCAGGACCTCTCGGCGATGCATGCAAATTCGCTCGAACTAGGGGTAGTATTAGTCATCCTCCCGGTATTGCTGGGCAAACATCAGAGCCACATCGGTGAAGAACTCGAGACCATCGCGACACTTGTCGATGATGGTGCCGTCGAACCCCATATTGACGAACGATTCACTTTCGAACAAGTAGCGGCCGCACACCGTCGAGCAGAAAAAGGGAATTTCACTGGAAAACTACTGCTCGTTAACGACTGA
- a CDS encoding amphi-Trp domain-containing protein, whose amino-acid sequence MGNDDEESKTEAKSPDDETEREGEKVMSRADGARILREVADGVENGTIDIEGDNGFTVAVPEHFELEVEYEVTDDEAEFEVELEWRMEDGEPVSSDE is encoded by the coding sequence ATGGGAAACGACGACGAGGAATCCAAGACCGAAGCGAAATCGCCAGACGATGAGACGGAACGTGAAGGTGAGAAAGTAATGAGTCGGGCAGATGGTGCGAGGATCCTCCGCGAAGTCGCAGATGGTGTGGAGAACGGAACAATCGACATCGAAGGAGACAACGGTTTCACGGTCGCGGTTCCAGAGCATTTCGAACTGGAAGTCGAGTATGAGGTTACCGACGACGAGGCTGAGTTCGAAGTCGAACTCGAATGGCGAATGGAAGACGGCGAACCGGTATCGTCTGACGAATGA
- a CDS encoding DUF4336 domain-containing protein, with protein MFTELASNIFVLSEPLSFYGLQIGRNMVVVRLPNGELFVNSPASLTEDRIAALNDLGTVRYVTPSSKLHGHLHMKDYKYTFPDAKLFAAPGLDRRRTDLVFDGLLGSTPDERWSDVIDQTAFLGAFWITEIEFFHRPSKTLIIGDICYNLGPKTPLKTRLATQLLGMYGDLSVPLDLRHMMKNEAAARHSIDQILEWDFERVIVGHGSVVEHNPKRRFREAFDWLY; from the coding sequence ATGTTCACCGAGCTGGCTTCAAACATATTCGTTCTCTCAGAACCGTTATCATTTTACGGGCTCCAGATCGGTCGGAATATGGTTGTTGTTCGACTTCCGAATGGTGAGCTATTCGTAAACTCACCAGCATCATTGACCGAAGACAGAATTGCGGCACTGAACGATCTCGGGACAGTGAGGTATGTGACACCATCGAGTAAACTCCACGGTCATCTCCACATGAAAGACTACAAATATACATTTCCAGACGCGAAGTTATTCGCTGCACCTGGCCTTGATCGTCGCCGCACAGACCTTGTATTCGATGGTCTTCTTGGCAGCACCCCTGACGAACGCTGGAGTGATGTCATCGACCAGACGGCGTTCCTTGGCGCCTTTTGGATTACCGAAATCGAATTCTTTCATCGACCAAGTAAGACACTGATCATCGGTGATATCTGCTACAATCTCGGTCCGAAAACGCCGCTCAAAACAAGGCTTGCCACACAGCTTCTCGGCATGTATGGTGATCTATCTGTCCCCCTTGATCTTCGGCACATGATGAAAAACGAGGCCGCAGCACGCCACTCAATCGACCAGATCCTTGAGTGGGACTTCGAACGAGTCATTGTCGGCCACGGTAGCGTTGTCGAGCACAATCCAAAGCGAAGGTTTCGTGAGGCGTTCGATTGGCTATATTGA
- a CDS encoding BadF/BadG/BcrA/BcrD ATPase family protein, producing the protein MSNDVVVGLDGGGTQTRVAVADLDGHILGVAKRGGASTEFNDSKVARQNLREGVRTALADAEQSPSDVVALTAGVGSLNISDDYTPTEQALDIDGLACEPHVVTDEEIAHIGAFRNNPGIVAICGTGSLVFGITADGKQISNYDFIQYARAGAHNLGERALHAILGSETPVEWILGDQLLEHWGCDSVPELRTAVCDEDRFTNVPSGNPLDSVAPLITAAAEDGDPIARTICNDAIAEVVTGVRLVGGFLDNPVTVASAGSVLRSGYMSAEFRRQVADVENYRVVEPAMSPVAGAVFDAIDRVADTNDAVVEWLTDHVIGQA; encoded by the coding sequence ATGAGCAACGATGTAGTGGTTGGACTCGATGGAGGTGGCACTCAGACACGCGTTGCCGTTGCCGATCTCGACGGACATATATTGGGAGTTGCTAAGCGAGGTGGCGCGAGTACCGAGTTTAACGATTCGAAGGTGGCTCGACAGAACCTCCGTGAGGGTGTTCGGACCGCGCTCGCCGACGCAGAGCAATCGCCAAGTGATGTGGTAGCACTCACAGCCGGGGTAGGGAGTCTCAACATCTCCGATGATTACACGCCGACTGAGCAAGCCCTGGACATTGATGGACTCGCCTGCGAGCCCCATGTAGTCACCGACGAAGAGATAGCTCACATCGGAGCATTCCGGAACAACCCAGGCATCGTTGCAATCTGTGGCACTGGCTCTCTCGTGTTCGGAATCACAGCTGACGGAAAGCAAATCAGCAACTACGATTTCATACAGTACGCCCGTGCCGGTGCACACAATCTCGGTGAACGGGCACTCCATGCAATACTTGGCAGCGAAACGCCCGTAGAATGGATACTCGGGGATCAACTCTTAGAACACTGGGGCTGTGATTCAGTGCCCGAGCTTAGGACGGCCGTCTGCGATGAGGATAGATTCACCAACGTGCCATCTGGGAATCCACTCGACAGCGTTGCACCATTGATCACGGCTGCCGCTGAAGATGGTGATCCCATTGCACGGACGATATGTAATGACGCTATCGCAGAGGTAGTGACCGGCGTTCGTCTCGTTGGTGGATTCCTCGACAACCCAGTGACTGTCGCTTCGGCAGGAAGCGTGCTCCGAAGTGGGTACATGAGCGCCGAATTCCGCCGACAAGTCGCGGATGTTGAGAACTATCGTGTTGTGGAACCAGCGATGAGTCCTGTCGCAGGTGCAGTCTTTGACGCCATCGACCGCGTGGCTGACACCAACGATGCAGTGGTAGAGTGGCTAACGGATCACGTTATCGGGCAAGCCTGA
- a CDS encoding HTH domain-containing protein — MSKDRNDSGRYVETVTLADVLAIFEEVEGPVVTSGDVADALECSRETARRKLGQLEDQGRVKSRQTAGRVVWWLVDEDSVNEVDPSDPVFSRTTYSSGEPTDASEHVDDILYGKGSE; from the coding sequence ATGTCCAAAGATCGCAATGATTCTGGGCGGTACGTCGAGACGGTGACGCTCGCCGACGTACTCGCTATCTTCGAGGAAGTGGAGGGACCAGTGGTGACCTCCGGTGATGTTGCCGATGCCCTTGAGTGTTCACGAGAGACAGCCCGGCGGAAGCTTGGGCAACTCGAGGATCAGGGTCGAGTGAAGAGTCGCCAGACTGCTGGAAGAGTCGTGTGGTGGCTAGTCGATGAGGATTCGGTGAATGAGGTTGATCCGAGTGACCCAGTCTTTTCACGGACGACCTACAGCTCTGGAGAGCCCACTGATGCGTCTGAGCACGTGGATGATATCCTCTATGGGAAGGGTTCAGAATGA
- the prf1 gene encoding peptide chain release factor aRF-1 — translation MSQPYDLRDQIDQLESLTGDGTELVTVTVPNGKSLGSIRERIAQEYASAENIKSDQTQDHVQQALKRVQRILRRYERTPENGLVVYAGVVEGELISTAFDDLLTPVAESTYRCDDHFDLTPLIEAVTPNETFGLIVIERGGAAIGRLVGERIIPIQTFESQVMGKSRAGGQSAQRFERDRERQVHEFFQQVGDIATDAFTGNEGTVTGLVVGGTLATAKQFVSDSYLDHRLRNRLLGTYSVEYATVQGLDQLVEKADEQLLDAEQREGRKHLDEFYSRLRNGDLVAYGAEEVERATDFGAVESILIASTVPRDQREELETAVEQQGGNGYVINSDTERGSQFVTAFSGVGALLRFPIK, via the coding sequence ATGTCACAACCATACGATCTTCGCGACCAGATCGACCAACTTGAGTCACTCACCGGCGACGGTACTGAGCTCGTCACCGTTACCGTTCCCAACGGCAAATCGTTGGGTTCAATTCGAGAACGAATCGCCCAGGAATACGCGAGTGCTGAGAATATCAAATCCGACCAGACACAAGACCACGTTCAGCAAGCACTCAAGCGTGTCCAGCGGATCCTCCGTCGATACGAAAGGACACCAGAGAATGGACTCGTGGTCTATGCAGGTGTCGTTGAGGGTGAGTTAATCTCGACTGCCTTCGATGACTTGCTGACTCCAGTGGCCGAGTCGACGTACCGATGTGACGATCACTTTGATCTCACACCGCTGATTGAAGCAGTGACGCCGAATGAGACCTTTGGACTCATCGTCATCGAACGTGGTGGCGCTGCCATCGGACGACTTGTTGGAGAACGGATCATCCCGATACAGACGTTCGAAAGCCAAGTAATGGGGAAGTCGCGGGCGGGTGGTCAGTCTGCACAGCGGTTCGAGCGCGACCGCGAACGGCAAGTCCACGAGTTCTTCCAGCAAGTCGGAGATATCGCCACCGATGCGTTTACCGGTAACGAGGGCACGGTTACCGGCCTTGTCGTTGGGGGAACGCTCGCGACGGCAAAGCAGTTCGTCTCGGACAGCTACCTTGACCATCGGTTGCGCAATCGGCTGCTCGGAACGTACTCGGTTGAGTATGCAACTGTGCAAGGGTTGGACCAGCTTGTCGAGAAAGCGGATGAGCAACTGCTCGACGCCGAACAGCGAGAAGGACGCAAGCACCTTGATGAGTTCTATTCGCGGCTTCGAAATGGCGATCTGGTTGCATATGGTGCCGAAGAGGTAGAGCGAGCGACCGACTTCGGAGCGGTTGAGTCGATACTTATTGCATCGACAGTACCGCGAGACCAACGAGAAGAGTTGGAAACAGCTGTCGAACAGCAGGGTGGCAACGGATATGTGATAAACAGTGATACCGAACGTGGATCCCAGTTCGTGACTGCCTTCAGTGGTGTTGGAGCACTACTGCGGTTTCCGATAAAGTAA
- a CDS encoding acyclic terpene utilization AtuA family protein, whose amino-acid sequence MTDHLTIGTGAGFAGDRIDPATALADQADLDYLVFECLAERTIANAQRRKMDDPSTGYTPLLSRRMEAVLPSCVENNTRIITNMGAANPEAARKRVIDIATELGISDLSVASVAGSAVRDRFDHFEEQTFSGESTTQYQENCVSANAYLGVQGILDALNDDADVIITGRVADPSLFLAPMVYEHGWDLTNPTDADQIGQGIACAHLLECAGQVTGGYFADPDYKDVPNLETLGFPIAEVTVDGDVTIMKLPNSGGKVTLRTCKEQILYEVHDPSAYLTPDAIADFSNVSFEQVGTDQVQVSGATADPKPETLKVNIGYEDGVLGEGQISYAGPNAEQRARLAGDTVRKRLVARDFPIDDLRVDIMGVDSLHEGRGRDQSSPYEVRLRVAGKCETSTNAAEIGREVQTLYTNGPAGGGGVTMRTKPVLGIVSTLIDRNHVHHDVCIEEVK is encoded by the coding sequence ATGACTGACCACCTCACGATTGGAACGGGCGCTGGCTTTGCCGGTGATCGAATCGATCCAGCAACGGCACTCGCTGACCAGGCTGACCTCGACTATTTGGTATTCGAGTGTCTTGCTGAACGAACGATTGCAAACGCTCAACGACGAAAGATGGATGACCCATCGACGGGATACACTCCACTTCTGTCACGACGAATGGAAGCTGTCCTCCCGTCTTGTGTGGAGAACAATACACGGATCATTACGAACATGGGTGCTGCAAACCCAGAAGCGGCTCGCAAACGGGTTATCGATATCGCAACCGAACTCGGGATTTCGGACCTTTCGGTTGCGAGTGTCGCTGGTTCAGCAGTTCGTGACCGATTCGACCATTTTGAAGAGCAAACGTTCTCTGGTGAATCAACAACACAGTATCAGGAGAATTGTGTTTCTGCGAATGCGTATTTGGGTGTTCAGGGCATTCTCGATGCACTCAATGACGATGCTGACGTGATTATTACTGGTCGCGTTGCGGACCCGTCCCTCTTTCTTGCTCCAATGGTCTATGAGCACGGTTGGGATCTTACGAACCCCACAGATGCGGATCAAATCGGCCAAGGAATTGCCTGTGCGCATTTATTGGAGTGTGCTGGGCAAGTCACGGGAGGGTATTTCGCAGATCCCGATTACAAGGATGTTCCCAATCTCGAGACTCTCGGCTTCCCCATAGCTGAGGTCACAGTCGATGGCGATGTTACGATCATGAAGCTCCCTAACTCAGGTGGGAAAGTGACGCTCCGAACCTGCAAAGAACAGATTCTCTACGAGGTTCACGATCCCAGTGCATACCTGACACCCGATGCCATCGCTGATTTTTCGAACGTCTCGTTTGAGCAAGTTGGAACGGATCAGGTTCAGGTGTCTGGTGCTACAGCGGATCCCAAACCAGAGACACTCAAAGTCAATATTGGATATGAAGATGGAGTTCTTGGAGAGGGTCAGATCTCGTATGCAGGACCCAACGCAGAACAACGTGCTCGATTAGCTGGTGACACAGTCCGCAAACGATTGGTTGCGCGAGATTTCCCAATTGATGACCTTCGGGTGGATATCATGGGAGTCGACTCACTGCACGAAGGCCGCGGTCGAGATCAATCGAGTCCATATGAAGTTCGCCTCCGGGTTGCTGGAAAGTGTGAAACCAGTACTAATGCGGCCGAAATTGGACGAGAAGTGCAAACACTGTATACAAACGGTCCTGCTGGAGGAGGTGGCGTAACAATGCGAACAAAGCCTGTGCTAGGAATTGTATCCACGCTAATTGACCGAAATCACGTTCATCATGATGTGTGTATTGAGGAGGTGAAATAG
- a CDS encoding type II toxin-antitoxin system VapC family toxin produces MSRPLPLFVDTGGLYAAFDKDDVNHDAANAVFDGMESGEYGPVFTSRYVLSEFATLMLYQIGHTAAVEALSTVRQSKTFNILPVGKQTFDSACEEFERFDDQQISFIDQTSAVLAREHEIEHLFAFDSDFSTMGFERVPVDTEA; encoded by the coding sequence ATGAGTCGTCCACTGCCGCTGTTCGTGGATACTGGTGGATTGTACGCTGCCTTTGATAAGGATGATGTGAATCACGACGCAGCGAATGCAGTCTTCGATGGGATGGAATCGGGTGAATATGGACCGGTGTTCACCAGTCGGTATGTGCTTTCAGAGTTTGCGACACTCATGCTGTACCAGATTGGACACACAGCAGCTGTTGAAGCGCTTTCGACGGTTCGGCAGTCGAAGACGTTCAATATCCTCCCAGTAGGTAAACAGACGTTTGATTCAGCTTGTGAAGAGTTCGAGCGTTTCGACGACCAGCAAATTTCGTTTATCGATCAGACGAGTGCGGTGCTTGCTCGAGAGCACGAGATAGAGCATCTATTCGCCTTCGACAGTGATTTTTCGACAATGGGATTCGAGCGGGTGCCAGTCGATACAGAGGCGTAA
- a CDS encoding HAD family hydrolase codes for MNSFDAARVETVLVDSYSTLVDMRSLEDALAEYTEKAREAATIWFQRSKIYGITATQFDEFRPCREKYRHSLNYALQSVGASVSPTDQEDILTALDRLTVFDDVRTGLKRLTDHGYEVYVLSNGGLDMLATLIDHAEIDDIISETVSASEIGLYKPDQRLYRHAAVRTETPITGLAHVTASWNDVHGAMQSGMQGVWLNRRGTEWEAFLDEPHLTVESFHEFGDILNVESNN; via the coding sequence ATGAACTCGTTTGACGCAGCTCGCGTTGAGACGGTCTTGGTGGACTCGTATAGTACACTCGTCGATATGCGTTCGTTAGAGGATGCACTCGCCGAGTATACCGAGAAAGCACGAGAAGCTGCGACGATCTGGTTCCAACGATCGAAGATCTATGGCATCACTGCCACTCAGTTCGATGAATTCCGTCCCTGCAGGGAGAAATACCGTCACTCGCTCAATTATGCGCTTCAATCGGTGGGTGCATCCGTTTCTCCAACAGACCAAGAGGACATCCTCACTGCCCTTGATCGACTGACTGTCTTTGATGACGTTCGCACTGGACTCAAACGTCTCACTGATCATGGCTATGAAGTCTATGTGCTCTCGAATGGTGGTCTCGATATGCTTGCAACGTTAATTGACCACGCCGAAATTGATGACATCATTTCGGAAACGGTCAGTGCCTCGGAGATTGGGCTCTACAAACCAGACCAACGATTGTATCGACATGCCGCTGTCCGAACGGAGACCCCCATCACGGGACTTGCGCATGTGACTGCCTCGTGGAACGATGTGCATGGTGCGATGCAATCTGGAATGCAAGGAGTGTGGCTCAATCGAAGAGGAACAGAGTGGGAAGCGTTTTTGGATGAGCCGCATCTTACCGTTGAAAGTTTCCACGAGTTTGGTGACATTCTCAATGTTGAGTCTAATAATTAG
- a CDS encoding ester cyclase: protein MNEQDQMEAENKEIVRSLMEEVFNEKNIEAADEFLVEDYSEYATGNGESFQSREEFKAGNADFFAAFPDLTVTEDGCIAEGNTVVYRHTLTGTHKGEIMGVEPTGNEITLENAGVFRIENGRIVDLYLYADNISLMRQLGIVTEN from the coding sequence ATGAACGAGCAGGATCAGATGGAAGCAGAAAACAAAGAGATTGTACGTAGCCTCATGGAGGAAGTTTTCAACGAGAAAAACATTGAGGCCGCTGACGAATTCTTGGTTGAGGACTACTCGGAGTATGCAACTGGGAATGGGGAATCATTCCAAAGCCGTGAGGAGTTTAAAGCAGGGAATGCAGACTTTTTCGCTGCATTTCCCGACCTCACTGTCACGGAAGATGGATGCATTGCTGAAGGGAATACCGTTGTATATCGGCATACTTTGACCGGGACGCACAAGGGAGAAATAATGGGAGTCGAACCGACGGGCAACGAGATTACCCTAGAGAATGCTGGTGTCTTTCGTATTGAAAACGGAAGAATCGTTGACCTCTATCTCTATGCGGACAATATCAGTCTG
- a CDS encoding AtuA-related protein, whose protein sequence is MGIPVHELAHARAGDKGDTSNIGVFGYDDDSYQILKKELTAARVENELEEIIEGSVTRYDLPQLNGFNFVLEGALAGGVTTSVRVDTHGKSLSYALLDIVVDVEK, encoded by the coding sequence ATGGGAATTCCAGTTCACGAACTCGCTCATGCACGGGCTGGTGATAAAGGAGATACTTCTAATATCGGTGTCTTTGGATACGACGATGACAGCTATCAAATCCTCAAAAAAGAGCTGACTGCAGCTCGTGTTGAAAATGAACTCGAAGAAATCATCGAAGGTTCCGTTACTCGGTATGATCTCCCTCAACTGAACGGGTTCAATTTTGTTCTTGAAGGTGCTCTTGCGGGTGGTGTAACGACCTCAGTGCGGGTCGACACACATGGAAAGTCTCTCTCATATGCGTTACTTGATATCGTGGTTGATGTCGAGAAATAA